A window of Rhodothermia bacterium genomic DNA:
ATTGATTTGAAGGCTTATTTGGGAAGAATGGTTCCATCTGCCTCAATCTTAGGCATCGTAGAAGGAAAGTCTAATTTTGACAACCGACGTAAGGTTGAGATTGCTGAATTGGACTTGTCTTTTATTAGCACCCCACGCCCAGCAAGTACATATGGGTGGATTTTCCCGGCCATAAATTTTCCATCGGCATCTATTTTCATCTCCAGCACCATGGTTTCTGCCGTTGCTCCAGCCAGTTGAAACCATCCATAGGTTGCGAAATTGCCCAATGAGTAGGCGATCAATCGGTCATTATACATTTCCATTCCACGTAAAACATGCGGGCCGTGGCCGAGTACCAAGTCTGCTCCAGCATCAATTACGGTTTTAGCAAAGAGTGGGAGGTTTCCTCTTGCTTCGCCATAAAAGAGTTCGGTACGATTTGGAACGCGGGTATTTCCGGAACCTTCAGCACCACCATGAAAGGAAACCACGATCAAATCTGCTTTTTTATCGGCTTCCAAAACCAACTGCCGTGCCGCATCCAATTCATTCACATTGGGTGCGACATTGTTGTGAGCAAAGCCAAGAAAAGCGATTTTTTTTCCTTGGGTCGTAAGATACGTTGTCGCAAACGCCTGACGGTCACCGCCAGCGTGTTTTATCCCTACTTCCTCTAATGTTTTTCGAGTGCTCAAACGTCCCGCTTCACCGAAATCATTTGCATGGTTATTGGCAACACTTAAAACGTCTAATCCAGCACGTTTTAAATGTTTTCCGTAGCGGGTGGGCATTTTAAACGCAAAACAATTACCACTATTTCCACATTTACTGGAAACGCCTTTGTCTATAAGAGGCCCTTCTAAGTTTGCAAAAGCAATATCTGCTGCCTGAAAAAGTGGGGCTACCGGATCCAATAGATTTGCCCCGTCGTTTGGTGGCATTCGGGTTTCGTTGGGAAAGGTAGAACCCAGCATGATGTCGCCAGCAGCGGCGATGGTAATAGGCTCAGTATTCTTGGGAATGATCGGCCTCGTATCCGAAGAGTCTTTTTTTTCTTCGGAACTGGGTTTTGTCGTTTCTGCACATCCTGATAAAATCATTACAAAAACCAAAATCCAAACAACCCGACCAACTGTAAACTGTATCATGTTTTGCGCAAAAAAATGAAAAGGGCGGTTGTGGCCAAGCACATCCTGAAAGAAAACCAGAATTGAGCTTAGTATATACCTTAATTTATGAAATTACAGCTTTTACCCTTCCGTTGCAAACCGAGAATGCCAATACCAATACCTTATTGTGGTGGCGCAATGCCGTGCATTACATGTGTTCATTAAAACTCACATTGGCTACAAATGGAATTT
This region includes:
- a CDS encoding CapA family protein; this encodes MIQFTVGRVVWILVFVMILSGCAETTKPSSEEKKDSSDTRPIIPKNTEPITIAAAGDIMLGSTFPNETRMPPNDGANLLDPVAPLFQAADIAFANLEGPLIDKGVSSKCGNSGNCFAFKMPTRYGKHLKRAGLDVLSVANNHANDFGEAGRLSTRKTLEEVGIKHAGGDRQAFATTYLTTQGKKIAFLGFAHNNVAPNVNELDAARQLVLEADKKADLIVVSFHGGAEGSGNTRVPNRTELFYGEARGNLPLFAKTVIDAGADLVLGHGPHVLRGMEMYNDRLIAYSLGNFATYGWFQLAGATAETMVLEMKIDADGKFMAGKIHPYVLAGRGVLIKDKSNSAISTLRRLSKLDFPSTMPKIEADGTILPK